The nucleotide window TTGCGGCGAGATGGATGAGGAGCCTTGAGAAGGTGCCCAGAGGATCTATTTACTCGTATCTTCAGAGGTTGGGGATGAAGATTGCGAAGTGAAGGCGGGTATTGAGATGGGGAGAATTGAGTAATACCCGTAACTGCCAAGTCGGTTTAGTGGAAGCATATCCTTTTCACTGATCAGTCAATTTAACAGGCAGTCATTTCCATAGAAGCGACATCTAGTTATCAATTCATTGGTTGCTGAGAATATGGCGTTGTTAAGCTTATTCTTTAGGCGTCATATCAACTGTTAGCCATGCACTCTCGATTCACCTTCAAAACACTGCAATTACCCGGAAATCTGTTTTGAATGATGTAAAAGCGCCCTCCAACGATCAAACTCGGACCTACACACCCGAAGATCGGCGAGAGGCATTATCACGACATTATCTCCCCTCCCCCTCGCCCCTCCAAATTTACCCCGCCATTGAGAACAACCCCTCCCCCACGTCTCCAAGTGCAACGTCGGGCTTGACCCGAGGTCGTGTTTACATCATAAATATCATGTACATAGTCTTCTTCCTGAACTTTCGTATTCTTCACTGTACAGTTTCTCTGTGAAAAGTCACTATGCCTCTTCCTACTTCATCAATTTATGAGCCGCCTTCGGCTGGCTTCACTGGCTTTCCTTCCAGGAGGAGCGTTGTTCATAGCACAGAGGGTATTGTAGCGGCGCCTCAGCCTCATGCTGCGAATTGTGGTCTTGAGATTTTGAGAGCTGGTGGTAATGCAGCTGTGAGTCAACATTCTTCATGCCCAAGAGTTAGTAGCTAACAGACATCAGGACGCAGCTGTGGCAGTTGGTACGTCAACCacgcatcaacaacatggcaATCTGAACAAATACTGATCAATCGTAGCCGCTGGCTTGAACGTCACAGAGCCTGTGTCCACCGGCATCGGTGGTGACATGTTCCTCCTCTACTTCGACGCCGCCACAAAGCAAGTCAAAAGTCTCAACGGCTCCGGCCGCTCAGGCTCAAAGCAGACCATCGACAACATCCGCAAGAGCCTCAACATTCCCGACGGCAAAGTCGGCGAAATCCCAACTCATCACGTCCACGCTGCTACTGTTCCTGGTGCTGCAGCCGGTTGGGTCGATACCGTTGAGCGATTCGGCAGTGGAAAAGTTAGCTTGAGCCAGATCCTCGAACCggctattaagctagctGAGAATGGAATCCCTCTTACTGAAATTGCTTCTCACTCTGTAAGTGTCGCTTTTGTGAGTTTGGGTTTGGGCTGGACTGACTCGGGGTAGTGGCAAGCTCAAGAGAAGCTTCTTCGCGATGCCTCGCCTAATTTTGCGGAGATGCTTAAGAAGGACGCCTCTGCTCCAGATGGTGTGAGAGCACCCCGTCCAGGCGAAGTCTTCAAGAACCCCACTCTCGCCCAGACATTTAGAGCTTTGGCGAAGGATGGTAAAAAGGGCTTTTACACCGGACGCATCGCAGAGGAGATCGTAAAGGTCGTGCAGGACCTCGGAGGATATCTCGAACTCGACGACTTGAAGCATCATCTTGAAACCGGTACTCAAAACACAGAGCCCATCTCCGTGAAATTCCGCGGTCAAGGTCTTACAGACAAAGATCCCAACGGCGGTGTTGAGCTTTGGGAACACCCCCCCAACGGCCAGGGGATCGTAGCTCTCATGGCACTGGGTATAATCGAACAGCTTGAGAAACAGGGTAAGATTCCCAGGTTCACACCAGAAGATCATAACTCTACAGCGTATCTGCACGCTATTATCGAAGCGCTGCGTCTAGGCTTCACAGACGCAAGCTGGTATGTTACCGACCCGGATACCACTAAAGTTCCCACCGCTGGCATGATCTCCCCGTCATACCTCGCCGAACGcgccaagatcttctccgCTTCAAAAGCCCACGACGGCGTGCAGCCTGGTAACCCTGACTTTGTATCCCCTGCCCTTCAAAGTAGCGATACAGTGTATTTCACTGTCACTGACTCGGCTGGCAACGCTGCGTCGttcatcaactccaactACGCTGGTTTCGGAACGGCGATTATTCCCAAGGGCTGTGGCTTCACACTTCAGAACCGCGGTGCGAACTTTTCGCTGGATGAGAAACATCCTAACAAGCTTGAGCCGAGAAAACGACCTTATCACACCATCATTCCCGGCATGGCTACGAATATCAGCGATGGATCCCTACATTCTACATTCGGTGTAATGGGCGGGTTCAACCAGCCCCAAGGAACGATCCAAGTTCTACTCAACCAAGTTCTCTTCGGTCTGAATCCTCAACAGGCTCTTGATGCACCGCGAATCTGCATCGGAGCCGGTATGCCAGACGAGGGCAACGTTTTGGACTGGACCGTTCATGTGGAGGAGGGTATTGATGAAAAGACTGTTGaggacttgaagaagctggggCATAATGTTGTCGTGCTCAAGGGGTGGAAGAGGGCTATGTTTGGGCGTGGGCAGATTATTAGATATACTGTTGATCCTGACGGAACGCCGGTTTGGTCGGCTGGTAGTGATCCAAGAGCTGATGGTGCAGCATATCCTCAGTAAATATCCCTAGGTACCAAAAGCAAGACACCCCATTATACCTGACTACAAGGTTGATTCAAGATCTCTTTTCAATCATTCTACCTTAATATATCGCGAATATTGTGCAGGGTTTAAGCTTTCCGTCACTGCTGACTGTGATTTACAATGCGGCTGTTCCAACGCAGTCATCCAATCACAAGATGCTCTTACGTGCTTCGCCTCAAAAGGCACTCTGACATGCCATTTAAGTATCGCAACGGAGTCCCCTAACGCCTTGAATAGCTCTGTAATTTCCAGATGTTTAAGAAACAgggtaattaaataagtctgTATCAACACGCTTGTCGGATGTTCTCATggacaaagaagaaaagccAATATCGACTACCACGTCAAATGAACTCCCAGGGCACGACATCTTCTGCACTCCTGAAAACAGCGATTTCCTCTCAAAAGTACAATACAAAGATCTGAAAACAGACGACAGAGAGATTCGCCTTCTCAAGATCCTACCTGATACGCTGTCTGGCTTCATCGAATGCGAGCTATTACCTAGTGTGAAACTCGCTAACGCGCATAAGCAATACCTGGCACTGTCTTACTGCGCAGGCGATGCACGTAATACGAAACCTATTATGGTCAATGGGGCTAGATGCAATGTCTTTGCTAATCTACACCACGCCTTGAAGACAGTTCGTCACTATTGGGAAACGCATACGTATCATCGGGATTTGTTCCTGTGGGTGGATCAGATATGTATTAACCAGGCTAATCTGATAGAGAGATCTCATCAGGTTGGTTTTATGAGGTCTATATATGAGAGTGCGAAGGAGACTCTTATTTGCTTGTCTGTTGCTGATACAAGAGGAGACGGCATGGGATGGCTTGTGCAACTGGAACGAACTCTCGTAAATCTGCTTATTATTGGGGATACAATGCCCTCAGAAGGCCGTCAACATTCCCAAGTTTTCTTCTCAGAAGATCAGTTTCGAACCGAGATGGAAACACGCCTGAGCCAGCCCGAGTTTGCAGATGGTTGGATCAAGTTCTGCGACGTGTTGAACAGCCCTTGGTGGGGGAGAGCATGGGTCTTCCAAGAATTCATGGTGTCTTCACGAGCAACGTTCCTTTATGGGCTGCACTCAATGGCCTACCCAGATATGCTGAGACTGATTTGCGATGTCTGTCTAGTGACGTTGGAGATACTCTTCGAACCAAACAAGACCCGCAGGACGCACATCAAGAAAAAGCTCAGGCGTGCTCAAGCTACGCGAGGACAGATTGCGCGCTCTATTACCAAGGTTCTCAGTATCCTTCTAGCTAAGAAGGAATGGCTTCAGAGCTTTGACCTTAAGAGGCTTCTGGTTTATACGCAGAACAGTCAGTCCTCTGATGAACGGGATCGGATCTACTCTATGATTGGACTCGCGCATCCTGGCTATGCAATAACACCGGACTATTCTTCTCGAAACAAGATTGAGAACCTTCTGGTGGAAACGACGAAACGTATCATAGTCTTTGAGGATAGCCTGGATGTCTTATCATATCTAAGTCGCGGTGATCCGTCGTCTTCCGGCCCCGGAGAGTTGCTCCCCTCGTGGGTCGTTGATTGGACTAAAGTTCAGAACACCCTTGAGCCCATGCTGTACAGAACAAATATGAACTGGGATGGCAGCAAATTCGTTGCTCATTACATCAAATCAGGGTATGCTGACGCTTTATTCATGCAAGTACCACATCCAGTTCACCCTGAACTGAGCACTACGGCGTTGCAAGTGTGGGCGGTGTTCCTCGATACCCAATTCATCATTGGCCGTCATAAGATCTTTGTCGGTACGAATGTTTTCACATTCAGGGCTAGGTTTCCAGTGCAACAAGATGATGAACTATGGGTCCTCTGCGGCTCATCGGAGCCTTTTCTATTGAGGAGATTTTCGGGAGGATACAGGATCGTCGGGCCGGTGCTTTGCCTTACTTTTGCAGTACGACCAGTACGACCTCCTATCTGGAATGTCGAGAATTTGAGCAAGTACACTGACGAATCGGGAGATCTTGACCCTTCTAAGATGGAAAGGAAACGGATTACGATCGTTTAGATAGAAACGCATAGCAGTAGTGACTTCTGTGTTTTTACATGACGTAGCTTGACTCTCACTGTCATGTCGTTTGTCCGCCGAGTGCTATACTCGCGCTACGAGCAGAAGTCTAACGCCGCCATGTTGGTTGCGACAAAACGTGACCGCACCAAGTCACATGCTTGATAGATATGAAACATCTTCTCTTGGATGCATGTGTTCAAAAGTCAATGTACCGAGTAATTCAGCTCATCAAATAGGTTTATAGCGGGAATCTAAGCTCGGTTCCTCCTTTCTACATCTTCGTCACTTCTCGCTTTAGGGTCAAGCATCCGAATAAATACTTGCCGTACTTTTGACATAACTAACCATGGTTTCCCGTAGGTTCTTCTTGTAACCATACCAAATTCTACAGTAATGAAACTCGGGCTAATACTGGATAGGCTATTCTGATCCTGGGTCCTTTGTGGAAAAGCTTTGTGCTGAAGTGAAGGAAGAGATGTCGCTGTATCGGAAGAAGCTGCTCGCTCACAGTAGCCACTTATCAACTGCCCGTTCCTTGCGGTGACTTCTCTGCCCACTTTCTCACTTATTATACAGCTGATATATTGAGCtctttgatgatggatggtggCCGTGACGCCCAAGGGAAAGGAGCCAGTCATGTAGCCCATGCTGGACCCTGGCTTATTGCCGAAAGCCACGACATGAAGCATCCTTACTTGAGAGCATAGGCAGTCACACACTGGGATAGAGAACACTTTGAAGAGTCTTCAATCTCCTCAATTTAGAAACGATCTAAGGTTTCGTGGTCATGGAGgttctctctttttattGTGCGATCGATAAAAGGGTCGCAAACAAACACTATTCATATTCATCGAGAAAGACCCTGTGTCCTGTATTCTGAGTGATGACTCCCAGCATGCCTTGAATATATTTCTGGTCGATAGAATTCGTCTCCTCGATGTAAGTATGACGTCGGAACAGTTATAAGAATGACAAAACGATTTGTCTAGATATTGCGACTTATGTGTTAGAACACACTCCAAGGCGTTGAGTAAATCGCCAATAACTCTCGACGTCTTTCACAAATTACATGCTAGATCTACGAGACACTGAGAATTATTGTGTGACGGAATGGTTGTGAGAATGCCTTGTGAGGCGAAGCAGTGCTGATGTTGACCTCGTGATTGGATGCCTCGCATGTAGCATGGGTGAACCAACAGCATTTATCAGATCATGGTCAAAAAGTCCAGGCAGCCATGCAGTATCGCAGTAATCGAAAGAGAGTattctcaagctcttccGTAACTTCTGATTGAAGTCCTGTCCCTAATTTCTTTCCTGTATCCCGGGTGACTTGAGTACTGCAACCCTACCTCATCGATGCCGACACGAAAGGGCACAGCTGCAAGTCGAACCCCTATGTAATATGCGCATGAACCACCTAATAATCCCATTGACCAATAAGAGACTCCAGAAGAAAGATGGGACTCATTTCAAAGTTCTGACGCGTAAATTACTCGCGTTAGACTTAGTCGAGCGCGTGTTGAGATACACTTCCTGCATAACGGCGACTCCGAGAATTATACGCATGCGTGCGGCACATATCCTTAGCTGTTTCGAAAAGTAGAAAGAAGCAATTCTAATAAACAGAATAAAGTGTACTTAATGCAAGGGGCTTTGCACTGACTAGGATCGTCAGGCAGAGTCAGCCTTACTCATTCTCACCTACTCCTATTCATTCATCTGGGAAAGGATGGTGTAGAAACTAAGAGAATAAATTCGAAGGAAAATAGGCAGCTATTGCATAATGTGTATTACATATAGTAGTTAACTAGCCACTGGCGTCTACGGCTACTTTGTTGCTCCAACGGCTGTGATTGTTCGCTTTCGAAGTAGAGACTATCAGCCATGGAGTTAGAGCGCTGCGGCTGTTCCCTCGGCCGGTATCTCTCTGTATTCAATATTTCCCACTCTAGAAATACCTTGGTCGATATTCACCGGAATctcaggccaagaaggaggcagaGACATGCAATCGGCTACGAGACCAGCCTCAACCAACATCGCTTCACTTTCACTACCAAGTTGGGTATTCCAGGAAAAGACCTTTACAAATGGGAAGAGCGAGCCCATCAGGAAGAACTCATAGAGATGGCACATGAATATCTCTGTGTCAAAAGGAATGGCTCTTTATACTGGTCGAGTCAGTTTTCGGCGGGAAATGGTAGAGATCAATACGAGTAGCTTGTCCCTCCCAGACTTTGGATCGCGCTAATATGATTGTGATAGGATTTATAAGAATATTATATGGTTCTTTGTGAGACGGAACGCCACTGACCATGGGAAGAAAATCCGCTCGAAACGGCCGATGGATCGAATCGATAGACTCGGCGACAGGAGCGATACACTATCGCCTCCATATCACACGACTCCAAGTGATTCCACGTGGGGGTCCTATCATTATGATAATTCGTGCTGAATACTGATTGGGTTACACAGGACAAGTGAAGAAAGTATCGATCATCCTCCCTCTTTACAAAGCAGCGAGTCTAGTCAAGGTTCGGCGCCAGAGCCAGCTCAAAACAATACACTTCCGATCTCGTATAGCAGAACATACAGCCCAGATGAGTTGGCTGAAGAGGTAAGGTAAGCGCCATTGATAAATACACATTGCTTATCCCTTCATAGGCAGTTGATGACCTGTTGCGCCCTGGTCCTAGTGCGCAGCCAAGACGTGTGAGTCGGATACAAGATGCACGAGGTAACATCGGGCATACGGGACTGTATCGACAATCAAACATTGTCATTAACCAAATTGAACGTGGAGATATTCCGTCAGTGCCTCTTGTCTCTACAGGCACTCAAACAGGGTTGGAAACAGATGAATATCGGGAGAGAGATGCTAACGCGCCACCTCCATCGTCCATGAACACAAATAATGCAtcgcagcagcctcaacaaaGTGCCAACGAGGAATACGAACACAGGCATGCACGCGAATCACTCGAGTACAGAGAAAAATCGCCCAGCCCAACCTGCCAAATCCCACGATCTGCTTCACCCGATCCCCAGCC belongs to Fusarium musae strain F31 chromosome 9, whole genome shotgun sequence and includes:
- a CDS encoding hypothetical protein (EggNog:ENOG41), encoding MPSEGRQHSQVFFSEDQFRTEMETRLSQPEFADGWIKFCDVLNSPWWGRAWVFQEFMVSSRATFLYGLHSMAYPDMLRLICDVCLVTLEILFEPNKTRRTHIKKKLRRAQATRGQIARSITKVLSILLAKKEWLQSFDLKRLLVYTQNSQSSDERDRIYSMIGLAHPGYAITPDYSSRNKIENLLVETTKRIIVFEDSLDVLSYLSRGDPSSSGPGELLPSWVVDWTKVQNTLEPMLYRTNMNWDGSKFVAHYIKSGYADALFMQVPHPVHPELSTTALQVWAVFLDTQFIIGRHKIFVGTNVFTFRARFPVQQDDELWVLCGSSEPFLLRRFSGGYRIVGPVLCLTFAVRPVRPPIWNVENLSKYTDESGDLDPSKMERKRITIV
- a CDS encoding hypothetical protein (MEROPS:MER0094876~EggNog:ENOG41), whose product is MNPLTSILSCLTGQSAASQSSPQVSEINTRSKLITAQIVPYSDDAASQFVSILQTHTGTQAQLHNRLEQVVSTAGWTSSLAEAIERKIENLLKDGAELAKPMAEAVKRATNTAWEFAKEHPVYTGLIAAGTIIAIGVLVEFELVWVLRALGFDEVGPRVEGIVAAPQPHAANCGLEILRAGGNAADAAVAVAAGLNVTEPVSTGIGGDMFLLYFDAATKQVKSLNGSGRSGSKQTIDNIRKSLNIPDGKVGEIPTHHVHAATVPGAAAGWVDTVERFGSGKVSLSQILEPAIKLAENGIPLTEIASHSWQAQEKLLRDASPNFAEMLKKDASAPDGVRAPRPGEVFKNPTLAQTFRALAKDGKKGFYTGRIAEEIVKVVQDLGGYLELDDLKHHLETGTQNTEPISVKFRGQGLTDKDPNGGVELWEHPPNGQGIVALMALGIIEQLEKQGKIPRFTPEDHNSTAYLHAIIEALRLGFTDASWYVTDPDTTKVPTAGMISPSYLAERAKIFSASKAHDGVQPGNPDFVSPALQSSDTVYFTVTDSAGNAASFINSNYAGFGTAIIPKGCGFTLQNRGANFSLDEKHPNKLEPRKRPYHTIIPGMATNISDGSLHSTFGVMGGFNQPQGTIQVLLNQVLFGLNPQQALDAPRICIGAGMPDEGNVLDWTVHVEEGIDEKTVEDLKKLGHNVVVLKGWKRAMFGRGQIIRYTVDPDGTPVWSAGSDPRADGAAYPQ